GCTGTAAATACTGAGCCCTACGGAATCCCGCTGCTTTTTGAGGATTTGCATGAGGCAGGCCGAAGCAAGGGCGGTAAAACCAATTTTATTGAGGTCCTGGAGGCTCTGACGGCTTTTTCCAGGAAAATGCATCGAAGCAGAATTGTCAATGATCAAATGACACCTCAGGTTGGTCTCTTCTTCATAGCGGCGGGTAAAGAGCTTATCGGTCTTTGCAAACAGCTTCCAGTCGATGTGCCTGGTACTTTCGCCCGGGTTGTAAACCTTGTGTTCGGCAAATTCTGAAGAATAGCCGTGAAAAGGGCTTTTATGAAGCCCCGAAATGAACCCCTCCACCACCTGCCTGGCCAGCAACTCAAGATTCACAAATTTACCCGAATGATGTAACTCCTGCTCTAACTGCATTTCCTGAAATTTATTCCCAAGGTACAGAATTTAAGGCATAAAAAAATCCGGGAAAAAACCCCGGATCTCTTTATATCTAAACACGACAGGTACTATAAAAGCTGATCGAGTGCTTCGGCATAAGTGTTCTTAGGTGCAACCCCTACCTGTCTTCCCACTACTTCTCCATTTTTGAAGATCAAAACAGTAGGAATGTTACGCACGCCATACTTAGCAGCAAACTCCTGGTTGGCATCTACGTCAAGCTTTCCAACTACTGCTTTTCCTTCATATTCCTTGCTTATATCGTCAATGATAGGACCTACCATTCTACATGGGCCGCACCATGCTGCCCAAAAATCTACCATTACAGGTTTGTCGCTCTTTAGTACTTTCTCTTCAAAAGTAGCATCAGTTATTTCTAAAGCCATATTTCTCGTTTTAGTTCATTGTTCTACTATAGACAAAAATAGTCAAAATAATAAGGAATCCTTACATTAAGAAAATCAGATTTACCTATCTGCTCATTGTCACCCCCTATAAAAAGCCATTTCAGACGCTCATAAATGTAGGAAAAAACTTTCATTGATTTCTCCGGTTCAGCCCTTCATCTGGTAATTAAGATCTTAAACGTTTTATCTGAAATCTGAATAACCAGCATTTAAGATTTCATTATCTTTAATACATAAGTAATTAAAAATCAGCGCTTATTCGTATAACTTTACCCTAAAAAACATTGCCATGTCTGCACTCTCTCACCTCTGGAAAGAACAAACGGAAGGCTTTTCATTTGTTCAGAAAATTATCATCGGAACTATCCTGACTTTCATTCTAGCTACAGCTATTTTTGCGCTTTTCCTGGTTTACCTGGAATTAACCAGATAAGCTGAAGCTCAACTGAAGTTTCACCATGCAAACAACACTTTTTTGTGGTAGCAATATTTATAGAATACTCTCCAAAAATGGCATTTTTGGAGAGTATTTTTTCTTTAATTCAGTTTGTAAAGCACCTGTTGCTCTTCCAGTGCATTGAGCAGTTCCTGCGAGATCCTCACTTTCTGCTTACGGCTGGGCATGTGCAGTTTGATCCTTTCCTTCATCTCATACACCACAAAATTCAGGCGGTTATCCCCGCTGTGATTTCTGAAAATATCAAAAAGAGCATCGATCTTATCCTCCTGAAGTTCATCTATATTCAGCTGAATAGTGAGCTTTTTGGCATAATTCTCCATTACATCGTGAAGCAACTGAATATTGTTGAACTGCAACCTAGGGTCGCCTTTTCTGCCGGTTTCCCTGTTCGGAAATCCTTCCCGAATAAACACCTTCGCATGAATAAAGGAATTTGGAACAAGAAAATGCCTGTATTTTAGATATTCTTCCTTGAACATCCTAAACTCGTAAGAGTCTGAATAATCTTCTACAATAAAGCTGGCCCAGCCCTGCCCCTGTTTATTCACTCTATGCTGAACGTCGCTTATCACGCCTCCAAAAGTGAGCTCTTTATTGACTGCTTCCTCCAGGTTCTGGAAATCGGCTAAAACGGCATTACAGAAGTACTTTAATTCGGTCTTAAAGTCATCGAGAGGATGTCCTGAAATATAAATCCCCACAACTTCCCGCTCGCGCTTGAGTTTTTCCATGGTTCCCCATTCTTCACAGGGCGGCACCACGGGTTCGGGAATTTGTACTTCGCTGGTATCCCCAAAAAGGCTTACCTGCGCCGAATTTTCATTCTCCTGGTACTTGGCTGCATACTTCACCACCTTTTCAAGAAAGGTAATGCCATCGCCTTCATCATGGAAGTACTGGGCCCTGTGCGTGTCACCAAAGCTGTCAAAACCTCCGGCCAAAGCCAGGTTCTCAAAAGCCTTTTTATTGGCCGCCCTTAAATCTATTCGTTTGGCCATGTCAAAGATTGAGCGGTAATGCCCCTTCTCTTTCCTGTTCTCAACAATAGTAGCCACAGCCCCTGCGCCCACACCTTTAATAGCCCCCATTCCAAAACGCACCGCGTTCTCTTTATTAACAGAGAATTTGTAATAAGATTCATTCACATCGGGGCCAAGTACATTCAGCTTCATTCGCTTACATTCTTCCATGAAGAAGGTCACCTGCTTAATGTCGTTCATATTATTGGAAAGCACCGCCGCCATATATTCTGCCGGGTAATGGGCTTTTAAATATGCAGTTTGGTACGCGATCCAGGCATAGCAGGTAGAATGCGATTTATTGAAGGCATAAGAGGCAAAGGCTTCCCAGTCTTTCCAGATCTTTTCAAGCACTTCCCGCGGATGCCCGTTTTTCTCCCCCCGTCAAGGAACTTCGGTTTTAGTTCTTCCAGGAGTGAAAATATTTTTTTACCCATGGCTTTCCGAAGAACATCGGCTTCACCTTTGGTAAAGCTGGCGAGCTTTTGCGACAGCAACATCACCTGCTCCTGGTATACCGTGATTCCGTAGGTTTCTTTAAGATATTCCTCCATCGCCGGCAGGTCATAGACAATCTCTTCATCCCCGTGTTTACGCGCAATGAAACTTGGGATATATTCCATAGGCCCGGGCCTGTACAGGGCGTTCATAGCAATAAGATCATCAAAGACCGTAGGTTTGAGATCTTTCATGTGCTTTTGCATGCCCGGAGATTCGTACTGGAAGATCCCCACTGTTTCTCCACGCTGGAAGAGCTCGTAGGTCTTTTCATCGTCCAGCGGAAAACTATCGGGGTCGAGATCAATATCGTGCCGACCTTTAACGATCTTCACGGTATCCTTAATAAGCGTAAGGGTTTTGAGGCCCAGGAAATCCATTTTTAGGAGTCCGGCGCTCTCAACTACCGAGTTGTCAAACTGGGTTACGTAAAGCTCTGAATCTTTAGCAACCGCCACCGGTACGAAATTGGTAATATCGCTGGGTGTAATGATCACCCCGCAGGCATGGATCCCTGTATTTCTAACCGAGCCTTCCAGAATCCTCGCCTGGTTCACCGTTTGCGCCTCCAGGTCGTCTCCTTCAGAAATATTTAAAAGCTCATTGATCTTGTCAACCTCCTCACTCCTGAAATTACTCCTGATGGCCTTCTCATCCATCCCAAAAATCTTACCCAGCTTGGTGTTGGGAATGAGTTTGGCAATCCTGTCGGCTTCATTTAAAGGAAGGTCGAGCACCCGGGCCGTATCCCGAATGGAAGACTTGGCAGCCATGGTACCATAGGTAATGATCTGCGCCACCTGATTTGCCCCGTATTTCTTGATCACGTAATCCATCACCCTGCTTCGGCCTTCATCATCAAAGTCGATATCAATATCGGGCATACTTACACGATCGGGATTCAGGAACCTCTCAAAAAGCAGGTCGTACTTAATAGGATCAATATTGGTAATTCCCAGGCAGTAAGCTACCGCACTACCTGCCGCCGATCCACGTCCCGGCCCTACCGAAACATCCATATTACGGGCTTCCCTGATGAAATCTTCTACAATAAGGAAGTAACCGGGATAACCTGTATTCTCAATTACGGATAACTCAAAATCAAGCCGCTCCTTAATAGATGGTGTGATCTCTCCATACCGGGCCTTTGCTCCTTCATAGGTGATGTGCTTTAAGTAAGCATTCTCCCCTCTCTTCCCGCCATCTTCGGCGTCTTCGGCCACCACAAATTCTTCAGGAATGGTAAAGGCAGGAAGTAAAACATCCCTTGCCAGCTCATAAGGCTCTATTTTATCTACAACTTCCTGGACATTTGAAATAGCTTCCGGCAGGTCTTTAAAAAGCGATTTCATCTCATCACCGCTCTTGAAGTAATATTCGTTATTGGGAAGTCCGTAACGATAGCCTCGGCCTCGGCCAATAGGCGTCGCCTGCTTTTCGCCATCCTTTACACATAGTAAAATATCATGGGCATTGGCATCTTCCTGCTCACAGTAATAGGTATTATTAGTAGCGACCAACTTGACGTCATGTTTCTTCGCCAGTTCTACCAAAACAGGGTTCACCCTGTTCTCGTCTTCCTGGTTATGGCGCATAAGCTCTATATACAGGTCTTCCCCAAACTGCTCCTTCCACCAGAGCAGAGCTTCTTCTGCCTGATTTTCCCCTACATTCAATATTTTCCCAGGCACTTCCCCATAGAGGTTCCCGGTAAGGGCAATCACATCCTCCTTATACTGCATAATTACCTCGCGGTCAATCCGCGGCACGTAATAAAACCCTTCAGTATAGGCAATAGAAGACATTTTGGCCAGGTTGTGGTAACCCTTTTTATTCCTGGCCAGCAGCACCACCTGGTACCCGTTATCCTTCCGGCTCTTGTCTTTGCGGTTCTCACACACAAAGAACTCGCAACCCACAATAGCTTTGAGCTCGCGTGCTGTGGCAGGCTCGTTATTTTCGGCGGCGGCAGCATTTTTAGCTTTTACACCTTTGTTATAGGCGCCAACTTCTTTTACAAAATGAAATGCGCCCATCATATTAGCGTGATCTGTAAGTGCTACGGCCGGCATATTCTGCTTTGCCGCGGCGTTTACGAGATCTTTAATGCTAATGGTAGACTGCAAAATAGAAAACTGGCTGTGGTTATGAAGATGAGAAAAGGCAACTTCATCAAGCTTTTCAAGGTTTTCCTCTATTTCTGCGGAAGAAATTTCAGTCCCTTCTTTCTTCTGAAGCCTTTTCCTAATCTCTTCGGAAGCCTTCTTCAGATTGATGTGCTTTAACCCAATCAGCTGAATTGGCTGCGGATTAGCTTCTGAAAAATTCTCGAAATAATCGGGCTTTACATCCAGTTCTTCCGAAGTAAATACCCTTTTCCTGATGAGCTCCAGGAAACAGCGGGTGGTAGCTTCCACATCGGCAGTTGCATTGTGGGCTTCAGCAAAAGGCTCATGAAAAAGAAATTCATGCAGCTCGGTAAGGGTTGGCAGTTTAAATTTACCTCCCCTACCGCCGGGAATACAGCAAAGCTGGGCAGTAACTTCGGTACAGGTATCAAGCACCGGCAGGCTCGTCAGGTTATTTTCCATCTGCAGCCGATGGAATTCGGCTCCCATGATATTAACATCAAAACCTACATTTTGACCCACCACAAACTTAGAGCGCGAAAGGGCTATATTGAACTTCTCCAACACCTCCTGCAGGCTCACACCCTGCTCTGTTGCTAATTCGGTTGAGATCCCGTGTACCTTTTCGGCATCATAGGGAATATTAAAACCTTCGGGCTGTACCAGATAATCCTGATGTTCAACTACCCTCCCCATGTCATCGTGCAACTGCCAGGCAATTTGTATACAGCGCGGCCAGTTGTCGCTATCGGTAAGCGGGGCATCCCAGCGCTTGGGAAGACCCGTGGTTTCAGTATCAAAAATAAGGTACATAAAATAATATTTTAGAGGCTTTTAGGCTGATTACTAGCACCA
This Salinimicrobium tongyeongense DNA region includes the following protein-coding sequences:
- the trxA gene encoding thioredoxin, translating into MALEITDATFEEKVLKSDKPVMVDFWAAWCGPCRMVGPIIDDISKEYEGKAVVGKLDVDANQEFAAKYGVRNIPTVLIFKNGEVVGRQVGVAPKNTYAEALDQLL